The following proteins are co-located in the Parafannyhessea umbonata genome:
- the tgt gene encoding tRNA guanosine(34) transglycosylase Tgt, producing MSESQAPESRWFTYDIVAEDPTTHARAGVLHTPHGDIPTPIFMPVGTKATVKGILPSQLERLGAKIILANTYHLANRPGEDLVAEMGGLHEFMRWRGPILTDSGGFQVFSHGEFTRLTNDGVEFRTVDYDGQHVFWTPEKNMEIAQKLGADIVMQLDQCPGYPSPRPFVERAVELSSMWAERCFRAHTRTDQALFGIVQGGMDLDLRLRSLRHLEECGDFPGYGIGGYSVGEDHETMFESLAPLASEYMPKGKPRYLMGVGNPTTLVHGVECGVDMFDCVLPTRTARMGSAFSSEGRLNFRNARFTHDHGPIDPDCTCPVCAGGYTRAYIHHLVKQKEMVGSILLSLHNVYYLLELMRRARQAIVEHRYGQFVSEWDQLPAAKDW from the coding sequence ATGAGCGAATCCCAGGCCCCAGAGAGCCGCTGGTTCACCTACGACATAGTCGCGGAGGACCCGACGACGCATGCGCGCGCCGGCGTGCTGCACACCCCCCACGGCGACATCCCCACGCCCATCTTCATGCCCGTGGGCACGAAGGCCACGGTCAAGGGCATCCTGCCGTCCCAGCTCGAGCGGCTGGGCGCCAAGATCATCCTGGCGAACACGTACCACCTGGCCAACAGGCCGGGCGAGGACCTCGTGGCCGAGATGGGCGGCCTGCACGAGTTCATGCGCTGGCGCGGGCCGATCCTGACGGACTCCGGCGGCTTCCAGGTGTTCAGCCACGGGGAGTTCACGCGCCTCACGAACGACGGGGTGGAGTTCAGGACCGTGGACTACGACGGCCAGCACGTGTTCTGGACGCCCGAGAAGAACATGGAGATCGCGCAGAAGCTCGGCGCGGACATCGTGATGCAGCTGGACCAGTGCCCCGGCTACCCGTCGCCGCGGCCGTTCGTGGAGCGCGCCGTGGAGCTTTCCAGCATGTGGGCCGAGCGCTGCTTCAGGGCGCACACCCGCACCGACCAGGCGCTCTTTGGCATCGTGCAAGGCGGCATGGACCTCGACCTGCGCCTGAGGTCGCTGCGCCACCTGGAGGAGTGCGGCGACTTCCCCGGTTACGGCATCGGCGGCTACTCCGTGGGAGAGGACCACGAGACCATGTTCGAGTCGCTCGCGCCGCTCGCGAGCGAGTACATGCCCAAGGGCAAGCCGCGCTACCTCATGGGCGTCGGCAACCCCACGACGCTCGTGCACGGCGTGGAGTGCGGCGTCGACATGTTCGACTGCGTGCTGCCCACCAGGACCGCGCGCATGGGCTCGGCGTTCTCGAGCGAGGGTCGCCTCAACTTCCGCAACGCCCGCTTCACGCACGACCACGGCCCCATCGACCCCGACTGCACCTGCCCGGTGTGCGCGGGCGGCTACACGCGTGCCTACATCCACCACCTGGTGAAGCAGAAGGAGATGGTGGGCTCGATCCTGCTGTCGCTGCACAACGTCTACTACCTGCTCGAGCTCATGCGCCGTGCGCGCCAGGCCATCGTGGAGCACCGCTATGGCCAGTTCGTGAGCGAGTGGGACCAGCTTCCGGCCGCCAAGGACTGGTAG